In Populus nigra chromosome 1, ddPopNigr1.1, whole genome shotgun sequence, one genomic interval encodes:
- the LOC133689781 gene encoding BTB/POZ domain-containing protein At1g30440-like isoform X2, whose protein sequence is MLFKNKGRPGSAQPGFPVILLLKLRRFPSIFTRSGVMERLIAEASEEGDKKCVISPPKIPGGAKTFELVAKFCYGVKLELTASNVVYLRCAAEHLEMTEEYGEGNLSTQTETFLNQVVLRNWKDSLKALQTCDDILPHAEELHVTRRCLESLATKACTDPNLFGWPMMERGPMQSPGGSVMWNGISTGARPKHSNSDWWYEDVSTLSLPLYKRLISIMESHGNRQELLAGSLAYYAKKYLHGLNRRQGANETTSCLMPMTSGASPSEKEQKVLLEEIDQLLPMQKGLVPTKFLFGLLRTALILKSNPSCLANLEKRIGMQLEQATLEDLLMPSFSYSMETLYNVDSVQRILEHFLAMDQITGGSSPCSIEDGQLIGSPSLTPITTVAKLIDGYLAEVAPDVNLKLPKFQALAAAVPEYARPLDDGLYRAIDIYLKSHPWLAESDREQLCRLIDCQKLSLEACTHAAQNERLPLRIIVQVLFFEQLQLRTSIAGCFLVSDNLDGSRQLRSGFAGSTDGGWATAVRENQVLKVGMDNMRTRVFELEKECSSMRHEIEKLGRTKVSSTWGNVSKKFGFKMKSQMCSAQEGSVSKQNNGSAKFEKAKDRHGKHKKNSS, encoded by the exons ATGCTTTTCAAAAACAAGGGCAGGCCTG GTTCTGCACAACCGGGCTTCCCAGTGATATTGTTGTTGAAGTTGAGGAGATTTCCTTCCATCTTCACAAG AAGTGGGGTTATGGAAAGGTTGATTGCAGAAGCATCGGAAGAAGGAGATAAAAAATGTGTCATAAGTCCCCCTAAGATTCCTGGTGGGGCCAAAACATTTGAGCTCGTGGCCAAGTTCTGCTATGGGGTGAAACTTGAACTTACAGCCTCAAATGTTGTGTATCTTCGTTGTGCTGCCGAGCATCTTGAAATGACCGAGGAGTACGGGGAGGGAAATCTAAGTACACAGACTGAGACATTTTTAAACCAAGTTGTCCTTCGTAATTGGAAAGACTCTCTAAAAGCACTGCAAACATGTGATGATATTCTTCCCCATGCTGAAGAACTACATGTTACTAGGAGGTGCCTTGAGTCACTAGCCACAAAGGCTTGTACTGACCCAAATCTCTTTGGTTGGCCGATGATGGAACGTGGACCCATGCAGAGCCCTGGGGGAAGTGTCATGTGGAATGGGATAAGCACAGGAGCTAGACCAAAACATTCAAATTCAGATTGGTGGTACGAGGATGTATCCACTTTAAGTTTACCTCTGTATAAGAGGTTGATTTCTATTATGGAATCTCATGGAAACAGACAGGAGCTTCTTGCTGGATCCCTTGCCTACTATGCAAAAAAGTACCTCCATGGGCTGAATCGGCGTCAAGGTGCCAATGAAACTACCTCCTGTTTAATGCCCATGACTTCGGGGGCTTCACCATCAGAAAAAGAGCAGAAGGTTTTGCTGGAAGAGATTGATCAATTACTTCCAATGCAAAAGGGTCTAGTCCCAACCAAGTTTTTGTTTGGTCTTCTCCGGACAGCATTGATTCTAAAATCAAACCCCTCTTGTTTGGCAAACTTGGAAAAGAGAATCGGGATGCAGCTTGAGCAAGCAACACTTGAAGATCTTTTGATGCCCAGTTTCTCTTATTCCATGGAGACACTTTACAATGTTGACTCTGTGCAGCGGATTCTTGAGCACTTCCTTGCCATGGATCAAATTACAGGTGGATCCTCTCCATGTTCAATTGAGGATGGACAGTTGATTGGATCGCCATCACTGACGCCAATCACAACAGTAGCCAAGCTGATTGATGGCTACCTTGCAGAGGTTGCCCCTGATGTTAATTTGAAGCTCCCCAAGTTCCAGGCTCTTGCTGCTGCTGTTCCTGAGTATGCAAGGCCCTTAGATGATGGTCTTTACCGTGCAATAGACATTTATCTGAAG TCGCACCCATGGTTGGCAGAGTCTGACAGAGAACAGCTCTGCAGGTTGATTGATTGCCAGAAGCTCTCCTTGGAAGCTTGTACTCATGCTGCCCAGAATGAGAGGCTTCCCCTAAGAATAATAGTCCAAGTTCTCTTCTTTGAGCAGCTTCAATTAAGGACTTCCATTGCTGGCTGCTTTCTGGTTTCTGACAATCTTGATGGATCAAGACAATTGAGAAGTGGCTTTGCCGGGTCAACCGATGGTGGCTGGGCTACAGCTGTTAGAGAGAATCAAGTTTTGAAGGTGGGAATGGATAACATGAGAACGAGGGTTTTTGAGCTTGAGAAGGAGTGTTCGAGCATGAGACATGAGATTGAGAAATTGGGTCGCACCAAGGTTTCTAGCACTTGGGGAAATGTGTCAAAGAAATTTGGATTTAAGATGAAGTCTCAGATGTGTAGTGCTCAAGAAGGGTCTGTTAGCAAGCAGAATAATGGAAGTGCCAAGTTTGAGAAGGCCAAGGATAGACATGGAAAGCACAAGAAAAACTCTTCTTAA
- the LOC133689781 gene encoding BTB/POZ domain-containing protein At1g30440-like isoform X1, with amino-acid sequence MACMKLGSKSDAFQKQGQAWFCTTGLPSDIVVEVEEISFHLHKFPLLSRSGVMERLIAEASEEGDKKCVISPPKIPGGAKTFELVAKFCYGVKLELTASNVVYLRCAAEHLEMTEEYGEGNLSTQTETFLNQVVLRNWKDSLKALQTCDDILPHAEELHVTRRCLESLATKACTDPNLFGWPMMERGPMQSPGGSVMWNGISTGARPKHSNSDWWYEDVSTLSLPLYKRLISIMESHGNRQELLAGSLAYYAKKYLHGLNRRQGANETTSCLMPMTSGASPSEKEQKVLLEEIDQLLPMQKGLVPTKFLFGLLRTALILKSNPSCLANLEKRIGMQLEQATLEDLLMPSFSYSMETLYNVDSVQRILEHFLAMDQITGGSSPCSIEDGQLIGSPSLTPITTVAKLIDGYLAEVAPDVNLKLPKFQALAAAVPEYARPLDDGLYRAIDIYLKSHPWLAESDREQLCRLIDCQKLSLEACTHAAQNERLPLRIIVQVLFFEQLQLRTSIAGCFLVSDNLDGSRQLRSGFAGSTDGGWATAVRENQVLKVGMDNMRTRVFELEKECSSMRHEIEKLGRTKVSSTWGNVSKKFGFKMKSQMCSAQEGSVSKQNNGSAKFEKAKDRHGKHKKNSS; translated from the exons ATGGCTTGCATGAAACTGGGTTCCAAAAGTGATGCTTTTCAAAAACAAGGGCAGGCCTG GTTCTGCACAACCGGGCTTCCCAGTGATATTGTTGTTGAAGTTGAGGAGATTTCCTTCCATCTTCACAAG TTTCCTTTGCTTTCTAGAAGTGGGGTTATGGAAAGGTTGATTGCAGAAGCATCGGAAGAAGGAGATAAAAAATGTGTCATAAGTCCCCCTAAGATTCCTGGTGGGGCCAAAACATTTGAGCTCGTGGCCAAGTTCTGCTATGGGGTGAAACTTGAACTTACAGCCTCAAATGTTGTGTATCTTCGTTGTGCTGCCGAGCATCTTGAAATGACCGAGGAGTACGGGGAGGGAAATCTAAGTACACAGACTGAGACATTTTTAAACCAAGTTGTCCTTCGTAATTGGAAAGACTCTCTAAAAGCACTGCAAACATGTGATGATATTCTTCCCCATGCTGAAGAACTACATGTTACTAGGAGGTGCCTTGAGTCACTAGCCACAAAGGCTTGTACTGACCCAAATCTCTTTGGTTGGCCGATGATGGAACGTGGACCCATGCAGAGCCCTGGGGGAAGTGTCATGTGGAATGGGATAAGCACAGGAGCTAGACCAAAACATTCAAATTCAGATTGGTGGTACGAGGATGTATCCACTTTAAGTTTACCTCTGTATAAGAGGTTGATTTCTATTATGGAATCTCATGGAAACAGACAGGAGCTTCTTGCTGGATCCCTTGCCTACTATGCAAAAAAGTACCTCCATGGGCTGAATCGGCGTCAAGGTGCCAATGAAACTACCTCCTGTTTAATGCCCATGACTTCGGGGGCTTCACCATCAGAAAAAGAGCAGAAGGTTTTGCTGGAAGAGATTGATCAATTACTTCCAATGCAAAAGGGTCTAGTCCCAACCAAGTTTTTGTTTGGTCTTCTCCGGACAGCATTGATTCTAAAATCAAACCCCTCTTGTTTGGCAAACTTGGAAAAGAGAATCGGGATGCAGCTTGAGCAAGCAACACTTGAAGATCTTTTGATGCCCAGTTTCTCTTATTCCATGGAGACACTTTACAATGTTGACTCTGTGCAGCGGATTCTTGAGCACTTCCTTGCCATGGATCAAATTACAGGTGGATCCTCTCCATGTTCAATTGAGGATGGACAGTTGATTGGATCGCCATCACTGACGCCAATCACAACAGTAGCCAAGCTGATTGATGGCTACCTTGCAGAGGTTGCCCCTGATGTTAATTTGAAGCTCCCCAAGTTCCAGGCTCTTGCTGCTGCTGTTCCTGAGTATGCAAGGCCCTTAGATGATGGTCTTTACCGTGCAATAGACATTTATCTGAAG TCGCACCCATGGTTGGCAGAGTCTGACAGAGAACAGCTCTGCAGGTTGATTGATTGCCAGAAGCTCTCCTTGGAAGCTTGTACTCATGCTGCCCAGAATGAGAGGCTTCCCCTAAGAATAATAGTCCAAGTTCTCTTCTTTGAGCAGCTTCAATTAAGGACTTCCATTGCTGGCTGCTTTCTGGTTTCTGACAATCTTGATGGATCAAGACAATTGAGAAGTGGCTTTGCCGGGTCAACCGATGGTGGCTGGGCTACAGCTGTTAGAGAGAATCAAGTTTTGAAGGTGGGAATGGATAACATGAGAACGAGGGTTTTTGAGCTTGAGAAGGAGTGTTCGAGCATGAGACATGAGATTGAGAAATTGGGTCGCACCAAGGTTTCTAGCACTTGGGGAAATGTGTCAAAGAAATTTGGATTTAAGATGAAGTCTCAGATGTGTAGTGCTCAAGAAGGGTCTGTTAGCAAGCAGAATAATGGAAGTGCCAAGTTTGAGAAGGCCAAGGATAGACATGGAAAGCACAAGAAAAACTCTTCTTAA